Below is a genomic region from Paraburkholderia sp. BL23I1N1.
TACCAATCGCATCAAAATCAAGACAACCAACTGAACAAAATTGAAATGAAAAAGACCTTCCTCGTACTGTTCGCATTCCTTACCAGCGCATCCGTGCTTGCGCAAAGCAATCTGCCGCAGCAATTACCGTCGCAGCAGCCCGCGTCCGCCGGACGACCCTCCGCGAAGCAGCTTTCACAGGGTGGGCCGCAGCTTTCGCACCCTCCACAGCTTCCGCAGCTTCCGACACAAGCGTCGACGCAAGTCCCGACCCAGCTTCCGAAATAACCCTGTGGCTGCGCAATCCACGCAGCCATGCCCGAGAGACCGGCGATTATCGCGGCTACCCCAATTCTGTTCGTCGCGGTAGGCATGATGCGATGCATGACGGCGTTTGCCGGCGATTCATCTATGACGTCCGCAAATCGCTGGCCGTGAGACCGTGACTGGTCGAGCAATAGACTGCTCTCAACGCTTGCCCAGCAATTCGGAGGCGCTGCATCTTCGCCGGCTACCTGCGGGTTTCGGCGGTCGCATGGACCGCCATCGGCGTGGCCCGCCGTCCTGGCATGTTTCAGAGTAGCCATCCACTGGCCGTTTCAAGGGACGATTGGCTCCGGTACGGGCTAGCAGGCTGTTACCCATGTCAGGCGTTGCAAGCGGCGGATTTCGCCGACGCTGCGCAGGCTGAACCGCCCACCTGGCGACACGGTGGCGGTTCGCCCGCCGTCTCCCGAGTTCCGCGACCCGTCCAGGCGCCCTGCCTATGCGGCGTCACCTTTGTCCGTGGGCCCGTATGCGGCCAGGAAGACATCAACCGCTCTTTGAACGACTTTGGCGATGTTGCGGGAACTGGTGTCCGCCGGCACACCCAGCAGGCAAAGCTCCAGCAACTCCGCTTCATACAGCCCGCGCAGATGCGCGGTCGCGACGTCTGCGTTACAGCTGCGCAGCTGCCCGCCGTCAATCGCCTGCTGCAGGAAGTCAGTCACCATTTGCCAGCCGACCTTCGGCCCGCGCTCATAAAACAGGGCGCCGACGTGCGAGCGGCCGCCTTCGTGATTTGCCAGACGGCGCACCGCCAGTATCTGCGGCTTGAGCGTGGCGGCGAGATAGTGTTTGCCGAACCTCAGCAGTGTCTCGCGAATCGGCAGCGAGGTCTTGAGTAGCTCCGTCGCTACTTTGGCTTCCTCCGCGGCGGCCATCATGACGTCCGCGAACATCAGATCCTTGGACTCGAAATAGCTGTAGAGCGTGGCTTTTGATCCGCCTGCCCGCGCCGCGATCTCGGACATGGATGCCCGTTCGAACCCCACTTCGCAAAACACCTGGAACGCGGCGTCGACGATCGCCTGCCGCTTTTCTTCTGTCTTCACCCTCATTTTCAATGCCCTCCTTCTCTCTGCAAGACCGATCAACGACATGGCCGGCGGCGACGCCCGTGTCCGGCTTTCGACTTCCAATGGTGTGATCTTACCATACCTGAACTGTACAGTTTATTTCGGTTGACATTGGCGATCTGGATAACTAAACTGCCCAGTATTGTAAAAGAGCGCAAGGGAGCAGGAGATCATGCAAGAGAGCACGGACATTCGGAGTCAGGTGAAACCGGTGAGGCTGGCCGTCGCGTTCGCGTTCGCGATGGTGGTGAGCGCCTGCGCGCAACTGCCCGACATGCCGCAGAAGCCGGTCACGAAAGACATCAGCAGGTATGAGACGGCGCGGAGTCTTGGTGCGGACGGCGGCAAGCAGGCCGGCACGGCGTTCGCGTGGCCCACCGATCAGTGGTGGCTCGGCTACAACGATCCGCAACTGAACGCGTTGATCGGGGAAGCGCTCCAGGATGAGCCGACACTGGCGGCCGCCCAGGCGCGGCTGCATAACGCCGAGGCGTCGGCGCAGGTGGCGGGCGCAGCGCTGCTGCCCGAAATCGACGCGGACGGCTCGATCCAGAAGAAAAAGCAGAGCTACAACAACGGTATTCCCTCGGATTTCGTTCCCCACGGATGGCGCCCCTACGGCAGCGCCGAGCTGAATTTCAGCTACGAAATCGACTTCTGGGGCAAGAATCGCGCTTCGCTGGCCGCCGCCACGTCGGAACTTGAAGCTGCGCGCGCCGATGCGGCACAGGCCCGCATGGTTCTCTCCGCGTCGATCGCCGCAGCCTATGCCGACCTCGCGCGTCTGTTCGCCGAGCGCGACAGTGCGCAGGCGGCGCTGCAGGTGCGCACGCAATCCGCGCAGCTGTTCAGGGAGCGTTTCGCCAACGGGCTCGAAACGCAGGCCGGTGTCAAGCAGGCCGAGTCGAAGCAGCAAAGCGCGCAGGCCGACCTGCTCGCGCTGGATGAATCGGTTGCACTCGAGCGCAACCAGATCGCCGCGCTGATGGGCGCCGGTCCCGACCGCGGCTTGCGCATCGCACGGCCGGCCGTCGATCTGACGCAGCCTGCCGGCATGCCCGCCAACCTTGGACTCGGCCTGCTTGGCCGCCGCCCGGACGTGGTCATTGCCCGCTTGCGCGTAGAAGCGGCGGCGAAGCGGATCGACGTCGCGCGAGCCGGGTTTTATCCGGACATCACGCTCGGCGCGTCGATCGGCTTCCAGTCGCTTGGCCTGAACATGCTGACGAACGCAGCTTCGCTGGCCGGCAACTTCGGTCCGGCGATCACGCTGCCCATCTTCAATGGCGGACGTTTGCGCGGTGAACTGCGCGGCGCGCGGGCGACTTACGACGAGGCGGTTGCGAACTACGACGAAACGCTGACGAAGGCGCTGCACGACGTCGCCGACGTTGCCGCAAGCGAACGCGCGCTGGCGGACCGGCTGCAAGCGACGCAAGCCGCCTACGACGACGCAGCCCAGGCGCACCAGGTCGCGCTCGATCGCTATCGCGCCGGCCTTGCCGGCTATCTCGAGGTGCTGAACGCCGCCGACACGATGACTTCGGCACAGCGCCAGCTCGCCGATATCCGCTCGCGCACCTTCTCGCTCGATGTCGCGCTCGTGCGCGCTCTCGGCGGCGGATATCAGGCCAGCACGCCGGCCGCGACCGACGCAACCCATCCCAACAAGCAAAGCTGATTTCAAGGACTCCGATCATGTCTGAAACCCAATTCGTCAAAACCAGCGAGTCGCTGATGCCGGACTCGCCCTCTTCGGCTGCTTCCGCTGCTTCCGCCGATACCGGCGCTGCGGCCCCCGCTCCCCCTTCGAACCGCAAGAAGCTGTTCGCGCTGCTCGGCGGCGCCATTCTCGTCGCCGGTCTCGCCTACGCAAGCTACTGGCACTTCATCGCGTCGCACCACGTGTCGACCGATAACGCCTATACCGCAGCCGAAGTCGCGTCGATCACGCCGGCGGTGAGCGGGATCGTCAGGAGCGTTCCGGTCGTGAATACGCAGCGGGTCCATAAAGGCGACGTACTGGTCGTCATCGATGACACCGACGCAAAGATTGCGCTCGCGCAGGCTGAGGCCGATGTGGGCCGCGCCGAACGCAAAGTTCGCGGCTATATCGCGACGGACACGCAACTGAGCGCGCAAGTCAGTGCGCGCGCAGCCGACCAGACCCGGATGGCCGCGCAGATCGCATCGGCCCAGGCCGACTTTGACCGCGCGGCGATCGACCTGCAGCGCCGCGAAGTGCTGACCCACACCGGGAGCGTATCCGGTGAAGAGCTGAGCAACGCGCGTGCTGCGTTTGCCACCGCCAGGGCGGCGCTCGACGCAGCCCGCGCTGCGGCCTTGCAGGCGAAGGCAAGCCGCGACGCCGCAGTCGGCTCGCTCGAAGCGAACAAGGTACTGATTGCGGACACGACGGTCGAAACCAATCCGGAGGTCCTGCTCGCACGTGCGAAGCGCGATCAGGCACGCGTCGATCTCGAGCGCACCGTGCTGCGCGCGCCGGTCGACGGTGTCGTCGCGAGCCGCCAGGTTCAGGTGGGGCAGCGCGTTCAGACCGGCGCGGCGTTGATGTCGGTCGTGCCGATCGAATCCGTTTACGTCGATGCCAATTTCAAGGAAACGCAGCTCGGCAAGGTGCGCATCGGTCAGCCGGTGGAACTGGAGTCGGACCTGTACGGCAGCAAGGTCGTCTATCACGGCAAGGTCACGGGCCTGGCCGGCGGCTCAGGCTCGGCGTTCGCAATGATTCCCGCGCAGAACGCGACCGGCAACTGGATCAAGGTGGTGCAGCGTCTGCCGGTGCGCGTCAGGATCGATCCGGCCGAGCTTCGCGCGCACCCGCTCGGCATCAACCTGTCGATGGAAGCGACGGTCGACACGCGCGGCGGCAACGACGCGCCCGCTCACTAAGGATGCGCCAACATGTCTTCCAGTCAGGTCAATGACATCGCATTGCCGCCGCTGTCCGGCCCCATGCTGATTCTCGCGGCGGTGATGATCGCCGCCGCCAACTTTGTCGCGGTGCTGGACAGCACCATTGCGAACGTGTCCGTGGCGACCATTTCCGGTGCACTCGGCTCCTCGACCAGCCAGGGCACGTACGTCATCACGTCGTATGCGGTGGCCGAAGCGATCACGGTTCCGCTGACCGGCTGGCTGGCGAGTCGCTTCGGGACGGTACGCGTGTTCATCGCGGCGCTGGTCATGTTCGGACTGGGTTCGGCACTGTGCGGAATGGCGACGTCGCTCACCACGCTGGTGCTGTTCCGTGTGCTCCAGGGCCTCGCGGGCGGCCCGCTCATGCCTCTCTCGCAAACCCTGCTGCTGCGCATCTTCCCGAAGGAGAAGACGGCCGCTGCGCTCGGCCTGTGGAGCATGACGACACTGCTGGCGCCGGTGATGGGGCCTGTGCTGGGCGGTGTCATCTGCGACGACTACCACTGGTCCTACATCTTCTTCATCAACGTGCCGGTGTCGCTGATCTGCGCATACGCCGGATGGATGCTGCTCAAGCGCTACGAATCCGAGAAGATACGGATGCGGATCGACACGGTCGGACTGGTGTTACTGGTCATCTGGGTCTCGGCGCTGCAGATTATGATCGATGAGGGCAAGGACCAGGACTGGTTCAGCTCGCTCGAAATTCGCGTACTGGCGGTGACTGCGGTGATTGGCTTCCTGGCTTTCCTCATCTGGGAGCTGACCGAGCGTAACCCCATCGTCGATCTACGGGTGTTCCGACATCGTGGCTTTGGTGCGAGCGTGGTGACCATGACGCTGGCGTTCGGCGCGTACTTCGGCGCCACCGTGCTCACGCCACTGTGGTTGCAAAGCAATATGGGGTACACGGCCACGTGGGCCGGCTACGCGACGGCGACCACCGGCATCTTCGCGGTCGTCTCCGCGCCGCTTGCGGCCAAACTGTCAACGAAGTTCGATGGACGCTGGCTCGTGTTTGCCGGGGTGATGTGGCTTGGCTCGGTGACGCTGTTCCGCACCCATGCGAATTCGGATATGGACTTCTGGCAGGTGGCGTTGCCGCTGTTGCTGCAAGGCGTGGGACTACCGTTCTTCTTCGTCCCGACGACGAGCCTCGGGTTGAGCAGTGTCGACGAGCCCGAAACGGCTTCGGCGGCGGGGCTGATGAGCTTCTGCCGGACCTTCGGCGGAGCGATTGCCACGTCGGTCGTCAACACGTTGTGGGAGAACAAGACCAAGTACAACCGCGCGGAATTGTCGGGCCTGGTCGATCAGGCTGGCCACTATGCGGCCTCGCTAACGGGCTCAGGCTGGAGCGCACATCAGGCGCAGGCTCAGATCAGCAGCATGGTCGAGTCACAAGCGGTGATGCTCGCCACCAACCAGCTTTTCTTCAGCATCGCATGCTGCTTTGTCATTGGCGCACTTGCGATCTGGATTGCGCCCAAACCGACGCGTGTGGCCGATACGTCGCAGGCGCACTGAACGCGGGGGGGGCGCGCGTGCGCCCCCGCTTATTTGAATGGCGACACTGATGACCCTGCTCGATACGCCGCAGTCTTTTTTGCGCTGTCAGTTGCGGGCCGCCCGAATACGACTCTCAACCATGCCCCTGACCTCCTATCAACGCCAGGCTCTCGTCTGGAGCGCCATCGCCGCTGGCCTCGGTATTCTTCTATGGATCCTGCGACCGGTTCTCACGCCATTCCTGCTCGGCGCGCTCGTCGCGTACATGTTGCAGCCAGGCGTCGAGTGGCTGGTGCGCCAGCGTGTGCCGCGTACGGTGGCCGTGCTCCTGATGATGCTCCTGTTCGCATCGCTCCTGACCCTGCTGCCGCTGCTTGCGTTCGCCGTGATCCACAAGGAAGGACCCGAGCTCGCGAAGAACATTCCCGTCTTCATCGCCGGCCTGAACGCGTGGCTGCAACCGAAGCTGGCACTGCTGGGCGTCAGCTACCCACTCGACCTGCCCGCAGTCCGCCACCTGCTGACGGGCGACACGATCGGCGACGGCCAGACCGTCATACTCGCCGCCGGGCGGTACGTGCGTACAGGCAGCAACGTCGTGCTTCCTGTTGTCAGCAACCTCATACTGGTGCCGCTTGTCCTTTTCTATCAGCTTTACGACAGGCACCAGATATTCGCGCGGATGGAAAGTCTTGTGCCGCGGCGCTGGGTCTGCAAGGTCCGGGGACTCGTGACCGAGATGGACCACATGCTGTCGCAATACTTGCGCGGCCAGTTGCTCGTGATGGGCGTGCTCGCCGTGTTCTACCCGGTAGCGTTGACTCTGGCCGGCCTCGACATTGCGTTGCCCATCGGACTCTTCACCGGCTTCGCGGTGTTCATCCCCTACGTGGGTTTCGCCCTGGGACTCGCCTTTGCCCTTCTTGCCGCGCTTCTGCAATTTGGCGGCTGGTACGGCATCGGCGCAGTCGCAGCCGTGTACGGAGTTGGGCAGGTTCTCGAAAGTTCTTTTCTTGTTCCCAGACTCGTGGGTAACCGCATCGGTCTACACCCGCTCGCGGTGATCTTCGCCCTGCTTGCATTTGGCGAACTTTTTGGCTTTTTTGGCGTGCTGCTCGCGCTGCCGGTCAGTGCGATCCTTGCGGCGCTGCTGGGCGATCTGCGGCGCCGCTATGTGGCCAGTGCGCTCTATAAGGATTGACCGCCGGTTTGCCCCGGATGTCGATCTGCTGCCCGCGCAACGCGGGCGGCAGCCGAACAATCAGTGCGTGGTTTGTGCGGCGTCCGTCGACCCGTACGCGGCCATGAACACGTCGACCGCTCTCTGGACGACCTTCGCGATGTTGCGGGGGCTGGTATCGGCCGGCACGCCAAAAAGGCAGAGCTCCATCAACTCCGCTTCATACAGCGTGCGCAGATGCGCTGTCGCGATGGCTGCGTTACAGCTGCGCAACTGCCCGGCGTCAATCAATTGCTGCAGGAAGACAGCCACCGTTTGCCAGCCGAGCTTCGGCCCGCGCTCATAAAACAGGGCGCCGACATTCGACCGGCCGCCTTCGCGATGCGCGAGACGGCGTATCGCGAGCAGTTGCGGTTTCAGCACCGCAACCAGATAGTGCGTGCCGAAGCTCACCAGTGCATCGCGAACCGGCGTGGAGGTCTTGAGCAGTTCGAACCCCTCCCGGACTTCCTCCTGCGCGGCCGCGGTCATGAACTCAGTGAACATCTCTTCCTTCGACTCGAAATAGCTGTAGAGCGTGGCTTTCGACCCTCCTGCCCGTGCCGCGATCTCGGACATCGACGCGTGCTCGAACCCCACCTCACTGAACACCTCAAACGCGGCGTCAACAATCGCCTGCCGCTTTGCTTCCGTTTTCCCCCTCATCCCGGGCTCTCCTTTTGTTTATGAGATCGATCGACGACGCCGCCGGCGGCAACGCACCTGACTGATCTTCCATTTACGGTTTGAACTCTATCATAACTGAACTGTTTGGTTTATTTACGTTGACGGCAACAGTATGTTTCACTATACTGAACCGTATGGTTTTGAATTTTGATTTGACTCTGGATTGCGAACACTTATGGACCATCTCGAAACGCTGCGAACCTTTTGTACCGTCGTCGAAATGCAGAGCTTCACGCACGCCGCGAATGCATTGGGCATCTCAAAGACAGTCGTCTCGCGCGCGATAACGGGGCTCGAAACCAGGCTCGGCGTGCGTCTTTTTCAGCGCACGACCCGACACCTCGCACTCACTGAATCCGGGGAAGAGTTTTACGGCGGCTGCTCGCGCGTGGTTGCTGAACTGGACGTGCTCGAGGCCGGTACCGGGGAGCGCGCACGGGAGCCTGCGGGCGTACTGCGGCTCGTCGCCCACACCACCGCGGCGCTGATAGAGCTGCCACCGCTGATCGCCGGGTTCCGTGCCCGGTACCCAGCCGTGCAGCTCGAATTGACGCTGGCGGAACGGCCAGTCGATCTGATCAAGGAAGCCTTCGATCTCGGCATCGTTCTGCCGTTCATGCTCACGAGTGAACTCACGATCACCCGTTCGTTGTGCCGCCTGCCCCTCGCCGTGGTGGGCTCGCCCAGCTATCTGCGGGGGCGTCCGCTGCCGCAAAGGCCCAACGATCTCGCCGCATTCCGCTTCATCACAATCCTCGCCTCGATCAGCGAACCACAACTGCGGTTCCGGCGCGGTGGCGAACAGATTGCCGTGCCACTCGAACACGACGTGTCGACCAACAACGCCGCGTTGAACAAGGAACTGGTGATGAGCGGTGCTGGTCTCGGCGTGTTGCCGCTGACGATGGTCGGCAAGGAGCTGGACGACGGCCGGCTGGTACAGCTGCTGCCCGACTTCGAACCCATAAGCGGGGACGCCGAACTCAGGCTCGCATATCGGGACCGGAGCCTGATGACGGCGAAGGTCCGGGCGTTCATCGACTATGCGACGTCGTACTTCGACGCGCGCGCTGCTCAGGTAGGCGACGCGCAACAGCGGCCGAAGACGGTGGCCGCCGGCAGTGGCAGGCCGTCCTGATTGCTGGATGCTCATGCAAACCTTCCCTACTCTCGTCGTCTGCGAGCATTGTGACAGCGTGTACCGCCGCCGCGCGCTGGCCCCGCGCGAGGTGGCGCGCTGCGCACAATGTTCGGCCGTCCTGTATCGCGCGAGCCAGCTCGATGTCGATCGGTGGCTCGCGCTAACCGTCGCCGCAGCCATCGTCTTCGTGATCGCCAACGTCTGCCCGGTGATTCGAATCTCCCTGCAGGGCCTGCACAGCGAGACGACGCTCTGGCAGTCCGCGGCAGCGCTGGCGCACGGCGCGGTTGCACCGATTGCGGTCGCCACTGCGGCGATGATCGTCGTGGTGCCGCTTCTCCAGATCGCGCTGCTCGGCTGGGTGCTGGCATTTGCCCGCGCCGCACGACGAGCGCCGGGTTTCGCATGGAGCATGAGGCTGCTTGCGATGCTGCGCCCGTGGAGCATCGTCGAGGTCGGCGTACTTGGCATGCTCGTAGCCGTCATCAAACTTTCCAGCTTCGTGCAGGTGGCTGCCGGCCCCGGCATCTGGGCCACGGCAACGCTCATGGTGCTGATCACAATGATCGCCAGCCGCGATGTCTACTTGCTGTGGGAATGGACCGACGCGGAGACAGCATGAACGACGGCCCCAACGATCACATTCGATCGCAGCCCTCCCAAGGGGCGGCTGCCTCCCTTGGGGGCGGCCCGGCAGAAGGCGGCATGAGGCCACCTCCTGGCGCGGGACAACTCGGCCTGGTTGCCTGCCATGGATGCGGACTGGTTTGCGCGCATGCGCCGCGCCTGAGCGGAGACTGCCAATGCCCGCGCTGCGGACAAGCCCTGCATCGGCGGCGCCCGGACAGCATCGCACGCGCGTGGGCGTTCCTGATCGCTGCCGTGATTTGCTATATCCCTGCCAACGTGCTCCCGGTGATGCACGCGAGCCTTCTTGGACGCGTGAGCGACAGCACAATCCTGCACGGCATTGTCGAGTTCTGGAAAGCAGGATCCTGGGGCATTGCGTCCGTGATCTTCGTCGCGAGCGTGGCGGTGCCGTGCACCAAGTTCCTGGTTCTCGGCCTGCTGCTCGCGACCACCCAGCGGCGCAGTCGCTGGGCGATGCGCGAGCGTGCCCGCCTCTATCGGCTCGTCGAGGTGGTCGGCTACTGGTCGATGCTCGATGTGATGGTCGTGGCGTTCGTCTGCGCGCTGGTCCGCTTCCACGCGCTGTCCGACAGCGAGCCGCGCATCGGCATCCTTTTCTTCGGCCTCGCGGTGATCCTCACCATGCTCTGCGCCATCAATTTCGACCCCCGACTCATATGGGACGCTGAGGAAACATGAATCCCCTAACAAACGAACCGCTAGCCGAACCCCGCGATCCTGTCGTCACCCGTAGCCGATGGCGGCTATCCCTGGTCTGGCTTGTTCCACTCATCGCCGCGCTGATCGGGCTGTCGATGGTGATCCACGCGTGGCTCTCGGCTGGCC
It encodes:
- a CDS encoding paraquat-inducible protein A — encoded protein: MQTFPTLVVCEHCDSVYRRRALAPREVARCAQCSAVLYRASQLDVDRWLALTVAAAIVFVIANVCPVIRISLQGLHSETTLWQSAAALAHGAVAPIAVATAAMIVVVPLLQIALLGWVLAFARAARRAPGFAWSMRLLAMLRPWSIVEVGVLGMLVAVIKLSSFVQVAAGPGIWATATLMVLITMIASRDVYLLWEWTDAETA
- a CDS encoding efflux transporter outer membrane subunit, whose translation is MQESTDIRSQVKPVRLAVAFAFAMVVSACAQLPDMPQKPVTKDISRYETARSLGADGGKQAGTAFAWPTDQWWLGYNDPQLNALIGEALQDEPTLAAAQARLHNAEASAQVAGAALLPEIDADGSIQKKKQSYNNGIPSDFVPHGWRPYGSAELNFSYEIDFWGKNRASLAAATSELEAARADAAQARMVLSASIAAAYADLARLFAERDSAQAALQVRTQSAQLFRERFANGLETQAGVKQAESKQQSAQADLLALDESVALERNQIAALMGAGPDRGLRIARPAVDLTQPAGMPANLGLGLLGRRPDVVIARLRVEAAAKRIDVARAGFYPDITLGASIGFQSLGLNMLTNAASLAGNFGPAITLPIFNGGRLRGELRGARATYDEAVANYDETLTKALHDVADVAASERALADRLQATQAAYDDAAQAHQVALDRYRAGLAGYLEVLNAADTMTSAQRQLADIRSRTFSLDVALVRALGGGYQASTPAATDATHPNKQS
- a CDS encoding LysR family transcriptional regulator — encoded protein: MDHLETLRTFCTVVEMQSFTHAANALGISKTVVSRAITGLETRLGVRLFQRTTRHLALTESGEEFYGGCSRVVAELDVLEAGTGERAREPAGVLRLVAHTTAALIELPPLIAGFRARYPAVQLELTLAERPVDLIKEAFDLGIVLPFMLTSELTITRSLCRLPLAVVGSPSYLRGRPLPQRPNDLAAFRFITILASISEPQLRFRRGGEQIAVPLEHDVSTNNAALNKELVMSGAGLGVLPLTMVGKELDDGRLVQLLPDFEPISGDAELRLAYRDRSLMTAKVRAFIDYATSYFDARAAQVGDAQQRPKTVAAGSGRPS
- a CDS encoding HlyD family secretion protein, yielding MPDSPSSAASAASADTGAAAPAPPSNRKKLFALLGGAILVAGLAYASYWHFIASHHVSTDNAYTAAEVASITPAVSGIVRSVPVVNTQRVHKGDVLVVIDDTDAKIALAQAEADVGRAERKVRGYIATDTQLSAQVSARAADQTRMAAQIASAQADFDRAAIDLQRREVLTHTGSVSGEELSNARAAFATARAALDAARAAALQAKASRDAAVGSLEANKVLIADTTVETNPEVLLARAKRDQARVDLERTVLRAPVDGVVASRQVQVGQRVQTGAALMSVVPIESVYVDANFKETQLGKVRIGQPVELESDLYGSKVVYHGKVTGLAGGSGSAFAMIPAQNATGNWIKVVQRLPVRVRIDPAELRAHPLGINLSMEATVDTRGGNDAPAH
- a CDS encoding DHA2 family efflux MFS transporter permease subunit, which codes for MSSSQVNDIALPPLSGPMLILAAVMIAAANFVAVLDSTIANVSVATISGALGSSTSQGTYVITSYAVAEAITVPLTGWLASRFGTVRVFIAALVMFGLGSALCGMATSLTTLVLFRVLQGLAGGPLMPLSQTLLLRIFPKEKTAAALGLWSMTTLLAPVMGPVLGGVICDDYHWSYIFFINVPVSLICAYAGWMLLKRYESEKIRMRIDTVGLVLLVIWVSALQIMIDEGKDQDWFSSLEIRVLAVTAVIGFLAFLIWELTERNPIVDLRVFRHRGFGASVVTMTLAFGAYFGATVLTPLWLQSNMGYTATWAGYATATTGIFAVVSAPLAAKLSTKFDGRWLVFAGVMWLGSVTLFRTHANSDMDFWQVALPLLLQGVGLPFFFVPTTSLGLSSVDEPETASAAGLMSFCRTFGGAIATSVVNTLWENKTKYNRAELSGLVDQAGHYAASLTGSGWSAHQAQAQISSMVESQAVMLATNQLFFSIACCFVIGALAIWIAPKPTRVADTSQAH
- a CDS encoding TetR/AcrR family transcriptional regulator — protein: MRVKTEEKRQAIVDAAFQVFCEVGFERASMSEIAARAGGSKATLYSYFESKDLMFADVMMAAAEEAKVATELLKTSLPIRETLLRFGKHYLAATLKPQILAVRRLANHEGGRSHVGALFYERGPKVGWQMVTDFLQQAIDGGQLRSCNADVATAHLRGLYEAELLELCLLGVPADTSSRNIAKVVQRAVDVFLAAYGPTDKGDAA
- a CDS encoding TetR/AcrR family transcriptional regulator; this translates as MRGKTEAKRQAIVDAAFEVFSEVGFEHASMSEIAARAGGSKATLYSYFESKEEMFTEFMTAAAQEEVREGFELLKTSTPVRDALVSFGTHYLVAVLKPQLLAIRRLAHREGGRSNVGALFYERGPKLGWQTVAVFLQQLIDAGQLRSCNAAIATAHLRTLYEAELMELCLFGVPADTSPRNIAKVVQRAVDVFMAAYGSTDAAQTTH
- a CDS encoding paraquat-inducible protein A, yielding MRPPPGAGQLGLVACHGCGLVCAHAPRLSGDCQCPRCGQALHRRRPDSIARAWAFLIAAVICYIPANVLPVMHASLLGRVSDSTILHGIVEFWKAGSWGIASVIFVASVAVPCTKFLVLGLLLATTQRRSRWAMRERARLYRLVEVVGYWSMLDVMVVAFVCALVRFHALSDSEPRIGILFFGLAVILTMLCAINFDPRLIWDAEET
- a CDS encoding AI-2E family transporter; translation: MRLSTMPLTSYQRQALVWSAIAAGLGILLWILRPVLTPFLLGALVAYMLQPGVEWLVRQRVPRTVAVLLMMLLFASLLTLLPLLAFAVIHKEGPELAKNIPVFIAGLNAWLQPKLALLGVSYPLDLPAVRHLLTGDTIGDGQTVILAAGRYVRTGSNVVLPVVSNLILVPLVLFYQLYDRHQIFARMESLVPRRWVCKVRGLVTEMDHMLSQYLRGQLLVMGVLAVFYPVALTLAGLDIALPIGLFTGFAVFIPYVGFALGLAFALLAALLQFGGWYGIGAVAAVYGVGQVLESSFLVPRLVGNRIGLHPLAVIFALLAFGELFGFFGVLLALPVSAILAALLGDLRRRYVASALYKD